Below is a genomic region from Mycolicibacter hiberniae.
CAGGATGGATTCGGCGCCCCGCTCCGGCGGCTGGCCGACCAGTGGCGCGCCGAACCTGGCGACCAGGCCCACGATGGTCTTGTCGTTGGAGAACAGGTCGGTGCTCGAGACGCCCGGATGTACCGCGTAGGAACGCAGGGGCGAGCCGGCTGCGACCAGCCGCCGCTGCAGCTCTCGTGCGAACATCAGATTGGCCAGCTTCGACTGGGCGTAGGCCAGGTTGCGCTGATAGGGCCGGTTCTCGTAGTTGAGATCGTCGATCCAGAACTTCGGGGTCTGCTTGTGCGCGATGCTCGACACCGTCACCACCCGGTCGGTGATCCGATCCAGTAGCAGGCCGGTCAGCGCGAAGTGGCCCAGGTGGTTGACACCGAACTGCACCTCGAAGCCGTCCACGGTGCGCCGTTTGGGGATGTTCATGATCCCGGCGTTGTTGACCAGTACATCCACCTGGCCCTGCTGGGCGGCGAAATCGCGCACCGACGCCAGGCTGCCCAGATCCAGTGCCGCCACCGTGACGTCGCCGTCGATCCCGTCGGCGATCTGCTGGGCCTTGGCGGTGTTGCGGCAGGCCATGACCACCGTGGCGCCCTTGGCGG
It encodes:
- a CDS encoding oxidoreductase codes for the protein MSFSIADTTDQSGRTFVVTGANGGLGEVVTKTLAAKGATVVMACRNTAKAQQIADGIDGDVTVAALDLGSLASVRDFAAQQGQVDVLVNNAGIMNIPKRRTVDGFEVQFGVNHLGHFALTGLLLDRITDRVVTVSSIAHKQTPKFWIDDLNYENRPYQRNLAYAQSKLANLMFARELQRRLVAAGSPLRSYAVHPGVSSTDLFSNDKTIVGLVARFGAPLVGQPPERGAESILFAATVPDADPNIYWGPTKLNQSRGPVGPCPSNKLSKDLRLWLRLWEESEKMTGVHYPL